In Haloarcula sp. H-GB4, a single genomic region encodes these proteins:
- a CDS encoding succinylglutamate desuccinylase/aspartoacylase family protein, which translates to MDEAEPFTYDGGIVAPGETRNVRYTVSETYLGDSVRMPVTIVNGERPGPTVFLTAAAHGDELNGIEVVREVAHEWDHDGLAGTLVCLPVLNVPAFLAQERYLPIYDRDLNRSFPGDPESTSAKRMAHEIFRNFLAPCDVGLDFHTSTRGRTNMLHVRADMDDPEVARVANAFASNVIISSSGPSGSLRRELSDSGVPTITIEMGEAHRFQRPLIDSALESVRSVLAEFGLRDSDTVRWPGWRTVIDDNGEKTWIRADSGGLVDMHYDRGDLVYEGDVICTITNPFKTENTLMRAPFTGLLVGILENPLVYPGNPLCHLVRLDDRTQRAIEWNRRTNDDDW; encoded by the coding sequence ATGGACGAGGCCGAGCCGTTCACCTACGATGGGGGAATCGTTGCGCCGGGCGAAACCCGCAACGTTCGCTACACGGTCAGCGAGACGTATCTGGGGGATTCCGTCCGGATGCCGGTTACCATCGTCAACGGGGAGCGGCCCGGTCCGACAGTGTTTCTCACTGCAGCGGCACATGGCGACGAACTCAACGGCATCGAGGTCGTTCGAGAGGTCGCTCACGAATGGGACCACGACGGGCTGGCGGGGACACTGGTCTGTCTGCCGGTGCTGAATGTCCCTGCGTTTCTGGCACAGGAGCGATACCTGCCCATCTACGACCGGGACCTGAACCGCTCGTTCCCCGGCGACCCCGAGTCGACGAGCGCGAAACGGATGGCCCACGAGATTTTCCGGAATTTTCTGGCCCCCTGTGACGTAGGCCTCGATTTCCACACGTCGACGCGTGGGCGAACGAATATGCTCCACGTCCGGGCGGACATGGACGACCCAGAGGTTGCACGGGTCGCGAACGCCTTCGCGTCGAACGTCATCATCTCCTCAAGTGGCCCGTCGGGGTCGCTCCGGCGGGAGTTGAGCGATTCGGGCGTCCCGACAATCACGATAGAGATGGGCGAAGCCCATCGGTTCCAGCGGCCGCTCATCGACTCAGCTCTAGAGAGTGTACGGTCAGTGCTTGCGGAGTTCGGCCTCCGGGACTCCGACACCGTCCGGTGGCCGGGCTGGCGGACAGTCATCGACGACAACGGCGAGAAAACCTGGATCCGTGCGGACTCGGGCGGCCTGGTGGATATGCACTATGACCGCGGCGACCTGGTGTATGAGGGCGATGTGATCTGTACGATCACGAACCCGTTCAAGACGGAGAACACGTTGATGCGTGCGCCGTTTACCGGTCTGCTGGTCGGTATCCTTGAGAACCCACTGGTGTATCCCGGCAACCCCCTCTGCCATCTGGTTCGACTTGACGACCGGACACAGCGGGCGATCGAGTGGAACCGCCGGACGAACGACGACGATTGGTAA
- a CDS encoding ketopantoate reductase family protein: MKLCIFGAGGIGGYLGARLAHAGNEVHFVARGDHLAALQTDGLQVESIHGDMAVDLPAIDDPAEAGLMRRWTRP; the protein is encoded by the coding sequence ATGAAACTCTGTATCTTCGGCGCCGGCGGTATTGGCGGTTATCTGGGCGCACGGCTGGCGCACGCGGGCAACGAGGTCCACTTCGTTGCGAGAGGCGACCATCTAGCTGCACTCCAAACTGATGGGCTGCAGGTCGAGAGTATCCACGGCGATATGGCGGTCGACCTCCCGGCGATCGATGACCCGGCCGAGGCCGGGTTGATGCGCCGATGGACAAGGCCGTGA
- a CDS encoding DNA-3-methyladenine glycosylase, with protein MSDSPHEVLRADPDIGPLVETHGELTLDPASDLFERLVVSILRQQVSMASAAATRERLFDAVTVTPAGIRDADNEVLRDAGLSRQKTRYVNEVADAFLEHGYSLAAFEDAADEEIHEELTAITGVGDWTANMQLLFAFGREDVFPVGDLGIRKGFEAVVGEGYSRAEMREYAEQWSPYRSYASLYLWRASEDIAESVAEVNED; from the coding sequence ATGAGTGACTCGCCACACGAGGTGTTACGCGCAGACCCCGACATCGGGCCGCTGGTCGAGACACACGGCGAACTCACGCTCGACCCGGCGTCGGATCTCTTCGAGCGGCTCGTCGTCTCGATTCTCCGCCAGCAGGTGTCGATGGCGTCGGCCGCCGCGACACGGGAACGGCTGTTTGACGCCGTTACCGTGACACCGGCGGGCATCAGAGACGCTGACAACGAGGTGCTCCGAGATGCCGGCCTCTCGCGGCAGAAGACCCGCTACGTCAACGAGGTCGCCGATGCGTTTCTGGAACACGGCTACTCGCTGGCGGCGTTCGAGGATGCCGCTGACGAGGAAATCCACGAAGAGCTAACGGCCATCACGGGCGTTGGCGACTGGACCGCAAATATGCAACTCCTGTTCGCGTTCGGCCGCGAAGACGTGTTCCCGGTCGGCGACCTCGGCATCCGGAAGGGGTTCGAAGCCGTCGTCGGCGAGGGCTACAGCCGCGCGGAGATGCGAGAGTACGCCGAGCAGTGGTCGCCGTATCGGAGCTACGCGAGCCTGTATCTGTGGCGGGCTAGCGAGGATATCGCCGAGAGCGTCGCGGAAGTGAACGAAGACTGA
- a CDS encoding RimK family alpha-L-glutamate ligase — MSDQDITVGVLSLHSSKESKAILNAVDEMGYDTEWLRAENTAISVTDGEMTLDPNVDVVANRLLLSSDEHPAEGIGLGMTISRLAPTLNEPMAATTALHKFASAAALADAGVPVPDALLALSSDLLNEERDRFGDRAVYKTAIGTHGGGTWMVDLENQVNAQVGGRYAFLQEYMEHDEQRHHDLRVYVVGDQIVGAMNRYAPEGEWRTNVALGGEVEDMTGELPERVKEIALDSVDAIGLDYAGVDIVQSDDGYYVLEVNPTAGFRGLFKASGVSPAPYIAQLAIERAGGSVDEDTVERLSDRIDDSKPACTPKKPQPQAQKNVVVGYIEEVVVTGTQGTKSVLAKSDTGATRTSIDAKLAAEIGTGPILDIVKIKSGSVKSGRSRPVVDLVVGVGGTQHTVTASVEDRGHMDYPLLLGRDILKHYQVDVNRRADDESEVDTEEEEQSEE, encoded by the coding sequence ATGAGCGACCAGGATATCACGGTTGGCGTTCTCAGCCTCCACTCCAGCAAGGAGTCGAAGGCCATCCTGAACGCGGTCGATGAGATGGGCTACGACACGGAGTGGCTCCGCGCCGAAAACACCGCTATCAGCGTTACCGACGGCGAAATGACGCTTGATCCCAACGTCGATGTGGTCGCAAACCGTCTGCTGCTTTCCAGCGACGAACACCCCGCGGAAGGCATCGGCCTCGGGATGACCATCAGCCGGCTCGCACCGACGTTGAACGAGCCGATGGCTGCGACCACGGCGCTGCACAAGTTCGCAAGCGCCGCCGCGTTGGCCGATGCCGGCGTTCCGGTCCCGGACGCCCTGCTCGCGCTATCGAGTGACCTGCTGAACGAGGAGCGGGACCGCTTCGGTGACCGCGCAGTGTACAAAACGGCTATCGGCACCCACGGCGGCGGGACGTGGATGGTCGACCTGGAAAACCAGGTCAACGCACAGGTTGGCGGCCGCTACGCGTTCCTACAGGAGTACATGGAACACGACGAGCAGCGCCACCACGACCTCCGCGTGTACGTCGTCGGCGACCAGATCGTCGGCGCGATGAACCGCTACGCGCCCGAAGGTGAGTGGCGGACGAACGTCGCGCTCGGCGGCGAGGTCGAGGACATGACGGGCGAACTCCCCGAACGGGTCAAGGAAATTGCTCTCGATTCGGTCGACGCCATCGGGCTGGATTACGCCGGTGTCGATATTGTTCAGAGCGATGACGGATACTACGTACTCGAAGTGAACCCCACTGCCGGGTTCCGCGGCCTATTCAAAGCCAGCGGCGTCAGCCCCGCCCCCTACATCGCCCAGCTCGCCATCGAACGGGCCGGTGGCAGCGTTGACGAAGACACCGTTGAGCGGCTTTCCGACCGGATTGACGACTCAAAGCCCGCGTGTACGCCGAAAAAGCCACAGCCGCAAGCGCAGAAAAACGTCGTCGTTGGCTACATCGAGGAGGTCGTCGTCACCGGAACACAGGGGACAAAGTCCGTCCTTGCAAAATCCGACACTGGCGCGACCAGAACTAGCATCGACGCCAAGCTCGCCGCGGAAATCGGAACGGGGCCGATTCTCGACATCGTCAAGATCAAGTCCGGAAGCGTCAAATCTGGCCGCTCGCGCCCAGTTGTCGACCTCGTCGTCGGCGTTGGCGGGACCCAGCACACCGTCACTGCCAGCGTTGAAGACCGCGGGCACATGGACTACCCGCTGTTGCTGGGACGGGACATCCTCAAACACTACCAGGTTGACGTGAACCGCCGCGCGGACGACGAATCGGAAGTAGACACCGAGGAAGAGGAACAGAGCGAAGAGTAA
- a CDS encoding succinate dehydrogenase/fumarate reductase iron-sulfur subunit yields the protein MSTQIEQQETETEADEETEPEVESPGDRRRAQRDERQAQEQAQREVEEETLDDEDTITLKVFRYDPEVEGKQEPRFDDFRVPFHKGMTILDALIYARDHYDSSLTFRHSCRQAVCGSDALFVNGRQRLGCKTQISELEDPVRIEPLPHQEVVKDLVVDMEHFYDQMEAVEPYFDADETPDDKLEEQRQTRENREKVKMSTRCIWCGACMSSCNIAAGDNEYLGPAAINKAYRFAMDEREGENRKQERLRIIEQEHGVWRCQTQFSCTEVCPKDIPLTEHIQELKREAVKNNLKFW from the coding sequence ATGAGTACGCAAATCGAACAACAGGAAACCGAGACGGAGGCCGACGAAGAGACAGAGCCCGAGGTCGAATCCCCGGGCGATCGTCGGCGCGCACAGCGAGACGAACGACAGGCACAGGAGCAGGCCCAGCGGGAAGTCGAAGAGGAGACGCTCGACGACGAAGACACGATCACGCTGAAAGTGTTCCGCTACGACCCCGAAGTCGAGGGGAAGCAGGAACCACGCTTCGACGATTTCCGTGTTCCGTTCCACAAGGGCATGACCATCCTCGATGCCCTCATCTACGCACGCGACCACTACGACTCCTCGCTGACCTTCCGACACTCCTGTCGACAGGCTGTCTGTGGGTCAGACGCTCTGTTTGTCAACGGACGACAACGCCTCGGCTGCAAGACGCAGATCTCCGAGCTTGAGGACCCGGTCCGCATCGAGCCGCTGCCCCACCAGGAGGTCGTGAAGGACCTCGTCGTCGACATGGAGCACTTCTACGACCAGATGGAGGCCGTCGAGCCGTACTTCGACGCCGACGAGACTCCGGACGACAAGCTCGAAGAGCAACGTCAGACCCGGGAGAACCGCGAGAAAGTCAAGATGTCGACGCGGTGTATCTGGTGTGGCGCGTGTATGTCCTCGTGTAACATCGCCGCTGGCGACAACGAGTACCTCGGCCCTGCCGCCATCAACAAGGCGTACCGCTTTGCGATGGACGAGCGCGAGGGCGAGAACCGCAAGCAGGAGCGCCTCCGCATCATCGAACAGGAACACGGCGTCTGGCGCTGCCAGACCCAGTTCTCCTGTACCGAAGTGTGTCCGAAAGACATCCCGCTGACCGAGCACATCCAAGAGCTGAAGCGGGAAGCGGTCAAGAACAACCTCAAGTTCTGGTGA
- a CDS encoding acyl-CoA dehydrogenase family protein yields MDFGLTEEQRQIQDEIARFAENEIKPVATEYDTEEKFPKEIVEKAAEMGLTGANIPMEYGGAGYDTLTNAIIAEELFAADPGIGLSIQSAAFGADALIGFGSEAQKEEYLEPVATGDAIMGAAISEPDTGSDVSSVSTQARKEGDEWVINGNKMWITNGSVGDYFVVLCETDPDAEGRYNGFSQILIESDRDGFEAEKITGKLGIRASDTAELILNDVRVPEENLVGTRGAGFLQIMQFFDETRTGVAAQGVGIARGAAERALEYAQDREQFGQSISEFQATQHKLAEMFTEIEAARQLTHKSAWSVDNDADKLTQLASMAKEKASRVAVETADEAVQIHGGAGYVNDFDVERFYRDAKITQIYEGTTEIQKNIIARELLGKGMA; encoded by the coding sequence ATGGACTTCGGACTGACAGAAGAGCAGCGACAGATACAGGACGAGATCGCCCGGTTCGCGGAAAACGAAATCAAACCCGTCGCGACCGAGTACGACACCGAAGAGAAGTTCCCCAAGGAAATCGTCGAAAAGGCCGCTGAGATGGGGCTGACAGGCGCGAACATCCCGATGGAATACGGGGGCGCAGGCTACGATACACTGACGAACGCCATCATTGCTGAGGAGCTGTTCGCGGCCGATCCCGGGATCGGTCTGAGCATCCAGTCGGCCGCATTCGGCGCTGACGCCCTCATCGGGTTCGGCTCAGAAGCCCAGAAAGAGGAGTACCTAGAGCCAGTCGCGACGGGCGACGCCATCATGGGCGCGGCCATCTCCGAGCCCGACACCGGCTCGGACGTGTCATCGGTGTCGACACAGGCGCGGAAGGAGGGCGACGAGTGGGTTATCAACGGCAACAAGATGTGGATTACCAACGGCTCGGTTGGTGACTACTTCGTCGTGCTCTGTGAGACCGATCCGGACGCGGAGGGGCGCTACAACGGCTTCTCACAGATTCTCATCGAGTCCGACCGCGACGGGTTTGAAGCCGAGAAGATTACCGGGAAGCTCGGTATCCGTGCATCGGACACGGCAGAGCTCATCCTCAACGACGTTCGTGTCCCCGAGGAAAACCTTGTTGGCACGCGCGGGGCCGGCTTCCTCCAGATAATGCAGTTCTTCGACGAGACCCGGACTGGCGTGGCCGCACAGGGTGTCGGTATCGCCCGCGGGGCCGCCGAGCGTGCTCTGGAATACGCTCAGGACCGCGAGCAGTTCGGCCAGTCCATCTCGGAGTTCCAGGCCACCCAGCACAAACTCGCCGAGATGTTCACCGAAATCGAGGCTGCACGCCAGCTTACGCACAAGTCTGCCTGGAGCGTCGACAACGACGCTGATAAGCTCACCCAGCTAGCTTCGATGGCCAAAGAGAAGGCTTCCCGCGTCGCCGTCGAGACGGCCGACGAGGCCGTCCAGATCCACGGCGGCGCCGGCTACGTCAACGACTTCGACGTCGAGCGGTTCTACCGCGACGCCAAGATCACCCAGATTTACGAGGGGACGACCGAGATCCAGAAGAACATCATCGCCCGGGAACTGCTCGGGAAGGGCATGGCCTGA
- a CDS encoding succinate dehydrogenase hydrophobic membrane anchor subunit: protein MAQHYSSFDRGGRRWLFQRLTAVFLIGVLAFHFMLLHFVNHASDITFLGTQARMSQVSYFATMWLFLVTATFHGVNGVYNALVNQGLTGSQKNAVKYMLGIAGLLLVVQGTRVSLAMTTLV, encoded by the coding sequence ATGGCACAGCACTACTCCTCCTTTGACCGCGGCGGGCGTCGCTGGCTGTTCCAGCGCCTGACAGCGGTGTTCCTCATTGGCGTGCTCGCGTTCCACTTCATGCTATTGCACTTCGTGAACCACGCCTCTGACATCACGTTCCTCGGCACGCAAGCCCGGATGAGTCAGGTCAGCTACTTCGCAACGATGTGGCTGTTCCTCGTCACCGCGACGTTCCACGGCGTCAACGGTGTGTACAACGCGCTGGTCAATCAGGGACTCACCGGTTCCCAGAAAAACGCAGTCAAATACATGCTTGGCATCGCCGGCCTCCTGCTCGTCGTGCAGGGGACCCGCGTGTCGCTGGCCATGACGACCCTCGTCTGA
- the cysE gene encoding serine O-acetyltransferase: protein MFDRLKADIRTALTKDPAATSAVEVALTYPGLHAIWAYRIAHWLWMNDRTMLARLISHVTRFLTGVEIHPAAEIGERVFIDHGMGIVIGETAEIGDDVLLYHGVTLGGTSMRRKKRHPTVEDGATIGADASIMGPITVGENASVGAGAVVVDDVAPEATVVGNPAEPVGAAGVASPNPDPIIADG from the coding sequence ATGTTCGACCGACTGAAAGCGGATATCCGTACAGCACTCACAAAGGACCCGGCGGCGACCAGCGCCGTGGAGGTCGCGCTCACATATCCCGGGCTGCACGCGATCTGGGCCTATCGCATCGCCCACTGGCTCTGGATGAACGACCGGACCATGCTCGCAAGACTCATTTCCCACGTCACGCGGTTCCTGACAGGTGTTGAGATCCACCCCGCCGCGGAGATCGGCGAGCGTGTGTTCATCGACCACGGAATGGGCATCGTCATCGGGGAGACTGCCGAGATCGGCGACGACGTGCTCCTGTACCACGGGGTCACCCTCGGCGGCACGTCCATGCGTCGGAAGAAGCGCCATCCAACGGTCGAGGACGGCGCGACCATCGGCGCTGACGCTTCGATAATGGGGCCGATCACCGTTGGAGAGAACGCGTCCGTCGGCGCTGGCGCTGTTGTCGTCGATGACGTGGCCCCGGAGGCAACAGTCGTGGGCAATCCGGCGGAGCCCGTCGGCGCTGCCGGTGTGGCCTCGCCGAATCCCGACCCTATTATCGCCGACGGCTAA
- the sdhC gene encoding succinate dehydrogenase, cytochrome b556 subunit yields MSQSYNRGTVEDFGRWREFTAGMWAWIFHKFTGWVLVGYLFTHIAVLSTSVGVDPASAQAGSDLYTSTLSGLESLLIVRFLEVGLLAVAVFHILNGIRLLMVDLGVGLESQDKSFYASLLLTGAIVIASVPTFLGGKLA; encoded by the coding sequence ATGAGTCAGTCTTACAATCGCGGCACCGTCGAGGACTTCGGACGGTGGCGGGAGTTCACGGCCGGGATGTGGGCCTGGATCTTCCACAAGTTCACCGGCTGGGTTCTCGTGGGCTACCTGTTCACCCACATCGCGGTGCTGAGCACTTCGGTCGGCGTCGATCCGGCGAGCGCGCAGGCAGGCAGCGACCTCTACACCAGCACGCTCAGTGGCCTCGAATCGCTGCTGATCGTCCGGTTCCTTGAAGTCGGTCTGCTGGCCGTCGCCGTCTTCCACATCCTCAACGGGATTCGGCTACTGATGGTTGATCTCGGCGTGGGGCTGGAATCGCAGGACAAGAGCTTCTACGCGTCACTCCTGCTGACCGGCGCAATCGTCATCGCAAGCGTGCCGACGTTCCTCGGGGGGAAACTAGCCTAA
- a CDS encoding ABC transporter permease, which translates to MSLPAVIRKDFNDAIRSGTFLATTLLFVLVAGFWAAIQHVPLTASASDVPTSTLALLNSMGQPMSFFVPLLGLGISYAAIAGERDSGSIKLLLGLPNSRRDVILGKFIGRCAVLTIAILSGYFVVAVFALFTYESFAAVKFVLYTILTVFYGAVYVAIGIGFSSILKSQYTAVIGAGGLYILFQLGWDVVTAILQVITVGYTPPDSGAPPWLIVVHALNPTAAVGYAARAIIPTFDEIMSYPVSASFYPPKWAGFAILGGWLVLSLGFGYIRFQSADIM; encoded by the coding sequence ATGTCCCTCCCTGCGGTCATCAGGAAAGATTTCAACGACGCAATCCGCTCAGGAACGTTCCTCGCTACCACCCTGTTGTTCGTCCTCGTCGCCGGATTCTGGGCGGCGATTCAGCACGTCCCGCTGACGGCTTCGGCGAGCGATGTCCCGACCAGCACGCTGGCGCTGCTCAACAGTATGGGTCAGCCGATGAGTTTCTTTGTCCCACTGCTGGGGTTAGGCATCTCTTATGCCGCTATCGCCGGTGAGCGTGACAGCGGGAGCATCAAGCTTCTGCTCGGCCTGCCGAACTCGCGCCGTGACGTTATTCTCGGGAAGTTCATCGGCCGGTGTGCCGTTTTGACTATCGCTATCCTCAGCGGCTATTTTGTCGTCGCTGTCTTCGCACTGTTCACCTACGAGTCATTTGCGGCCGTCAAATTCGTGCTCTACACCATCTTGACGGTCTTCTACGGTGCGGTCTATGTCGCAATTGGTATCGGCTTTTCGTCGATACTAAAATCTCAGTACACGGCGGTTATTGGTGCGGGGGGACTTTACATCCTCTTTCAACTCGGATGGGACGTTGTAACGGCTATTCTGCAGGTCATCACTGTCGGCTACACGCCCCCAGATTCCGGTGCACCGCCGTGGCTGATTGTCGTCCACGCTCTCAACCCGACTGCGGCAGTCGGCTACGCGGCACGGGCGATAATCCCCACGTTCGACGAAATAATGTCCTACCCAGTATCGGCTTCATTCTACCCTCCGAAGTGGGCCGGGTTCGCCATTCTTGGGGGCTGGCTCGTTCTATCACTCGGGTTCGGCTACATTCGGTTCCAGTCGGCGGATATAATGTAA
- a CDS encoding 3-hydroxyacyl-CoA dehydrogenase/enoyl-CoA hydratase family protein, producing the protein MDFEDIDTIAVLGAGNMGHGITEVAALAGYDVRMRDIKDEFVEDGYDNIEWSLNKLAERDQLTQEEADAALDRVTPLVDVEEAVNDVDVVIEAVPEKMEIKKDVYTEVEAHAPEDAIFATNTSSLSITELSEVTERPEQFCGMHFFNPPVRMQLVEVISGAHSGDDTLEAIEALAEDFGKTPVRVRKDSPGFIVNRILVPLMNEAAWLVHSDDATIAEVDSTTKFDMGLPMGSFELSDQVGNDVGLHVLEYMHEVLGEPYAPCPLLEEKVENEELGKKTGKGFYDYENGGVDIPTDAGREDVEHRLVAVMANEVGKLVENDVAPVADIDQAVQLGGGFPDGPAKIADKTGLETLVDTLEETHDETGAERYAVSDGLQEAAEAGGFYGSEDDAPAEFDNVTVEYPGDMVGHIELDRPHRMNTVSPELMDDLADAVDLLEDDDEVRAILLTGAGDKAFSAGADVQAMASNATPLDAIELSRKGQQTFGKLEECPMPVVAGIDGYALGGGMELATCADLRVASERSELGQPEHNLGLLPGWGGTQRLARIVGEGRAKEIIFTGDRYDADEMAEYGFINEVVDNDALHERAFELAKDMAAGPPVAQKLTKRAMLAGRDDIDAGLEVESQAFGHLIGTDDVMEGINAFMGDGEPDFEGK; encoded by the coding sequence ATGGATTTCGAGGATATTGACACTATCGCCGTGCTCGGTGCCGGGAATATGGGCCATGGAATCACCGAAGTGGCCGCGCTCGCAGGCTACGACGTGCGGATGCGAGACATCAAAGACGAGTTCGTTGAGGACGGCTACGACAACATCGAATGGTCGCTGAACAAGCTGGCCGAGAGAGACCAGCTCACGCAGGAGGAGGCCGATGCGGCGCTTGATCGCGTGACGCCGCTGGTCGATGTCGAGGAAGCAGTCAACGACGTCGACGTAGTCATCGAGGCCGTGCCGGAGAAAATGGAGATCAAGAAGGACGTGTACACTGAAGTCGAGGCACACGCACCCGAGGACGCCATCTTCGCCACGAACACGTCTAGCCTCTCCATCACGGAACTGTCGGAAGTGACCGAACGGCCCGAGCAGTTCTGTGGGATGCACTTCTTCAATCCGCCCGTGCGGATGCAACTGGTCGAGGTAATCTCCGGCGCACACTCCGGTGACGACACGCTGGAAGCCATCGAGGCGCTTGCCGAAGACTTCGGCAAAACGCCGGTCCGCGTCCGCAAGGACTCGCCGGGCTTCATTGTCAACCGCATCCTCGTCCCGCTGATGAACGAGGCCGCGTGGCTCGTCCACAGCGATGACGCGACTATCGCCGAGGTCGACTCGACGACGAAGTTCGACATGGGCCTGCCGATGGGGTCGTTCGAACTCTCCGATCAGGTGGGCAACGACGTTGGCCTCCACGTCCTCGAATATATGCACGAAGTACTGGGCGAGCCCTACGCCCCGTGTCCGCTGCTCGAAGAGAAAGTCGAGAACGAGGAACTCGGGAAGAAGACCGGGAAAGGCTTCTACGACTACGAGAACGGCGGCGTCGACATTCCGACCGACGCCGGCCGCGAAGACGTCGAGCACCGCCTCGTCGCCGTGATGGCAAATGAGGTCGGAAAGCTCGTTGAGAACGACGTCGCTCCCGTTGCAGACATCGACCAGGCTGTCCAGCTCGGCGGCGGCTTCCCGGACGGTCCCGCGAAGATCGCCGACAAGACTGGTCTGGAGACGCTCGTCGACACACTCGAGGAAACCCACGATGAGACCGGCGCGGAGCGTTACGCCGTCTCTGACGGCCTCCAAGAAGCCGCCGAGGCGGGCGGCTTCTACGGCAGCGAAGACGACGCACCGGCGGAGTTCGACAACGTCACCGTCGAATATCCCGGTGACATGGTCGGTCACATCGAACTCGACCGCCCGCACCGGATGAACACCGTCAGCCCGGAACTGATGGACGACCTCGCCGACGCCGTCGACCTACTCGAAGACGACGACGAGGTGCGTGCCATCCTGCTGACCGGAGCCGGCGACAAGGCGTTCTCTGCCGGGGCCGACGTGCAGGCGATGGCCTCGAACGCGACGCCGCTGGACGCTATCGAACTCTCCCGCAAGGGCCAGCAAACCTTCGGAAAGCTTGAGGAATGCCCGATGCCGGTTGTTGCCGGAATCGACGGCTACGCGCTGGGTGGCGGGATGGAACTGGCGACCTGTGCCGACCTCCGCGTGGCCTCGGAACGCTCCGAACTGGGCCAGCCCGAACACAACCTCGGCCTGCTGCCGGGCTGGGGCGGCACGCAACGCCTCGCCCGAATCGTCGGCGAAGGCCGCGCCAAGGAGATTATCTTCACGGGCGACCGCTACGACGCCGACGAGATGGCCGAGTACGGCTTCATCAACGAGGTCGTCGACAACGACGCCCTGCACGAGCGGGCGTTCGAACTGGCCAAAGACATGGCCGCCGGCCCGCCGGTCGCACAGAAACTCACCAAGCGCGCGATGCTCGCCGGCCGCGACGACATTGACGCCGGCCTCGAAGTCGAATCGCAGGCTTTCGGCCACCTCATCGGCACCGACGACGTGATGGAGGGCATCAACGCGTTCATGGGCGACGGGGAGCCGGACTTCGAAGGGAAGTAA